One genomic window of Quercus robur chromosome 6, dhQueRobu3.1, whole genome shotgun sequence includes the following:
- the LOC126690274 gene encoding uncharacterized protein LOC126690274, giving the protein MSNGSVVDLIDQETKSWKVELIRKIYHPQVAKEILLLPISRLPNMDDKLIWKRSNSGDYKVKKAYQLLLKEQYPTSTQNHRYFGIENEVWERIWKVKLPLKILNFIWKLLHGSLQDLEVLVNRGITVSSVFYAMRRRNLLIIFFLKCQFARAVWYGSNLKIRTSDSFNLSINQWVKFCVRQNDPRESTRLGILQSFFTTLWSIWNHRNQVLHQGKDPNPMEVLLTSQSLLCRYQEVFNNSQSQRSSCRQQTQQQFTNQDWRLVIKVAASINRKTKRSAYAFEATTVDGRRLFTGGASCGRKTYCLAIQDAIGESMIEALELGYNRMLVLNCCKDLTQVCKQYREPSWHQKTLIADITHLRNQGIHIDFHFVPTYVVSHVTDLAYITTCFPAHRCRLNPNA; this is encoded by the coding sequence ATGTCCAATGGTTCAGTTGTTGACCTTATTGACCAAGAGACTAAATCATGGAAGGTGGAATTAATTAGGAAGATATATCACCCACAGGTAGCTAAGGAGATTCTGCTTCTACCTATATCTAGACTACCAAATATGGATGACAAACTCATTTGGAAGCGTTCAAATTCAGGAGACTATAAGGTTAAGAAAGCATATCAATTGCTTCTCAAAGAGCAGTACCCTACTTCTACACAGAACCATAGATACTTTGGTATTGAAAATGAGGTCTGGGAAAGAATTTGGAAAGTTAAGCTTCCTCTCAAAATCCTGAACTTCATTTGGAAATTACTTCATGGAAGTTTACAAGACCTTGAGGTTCTGGTTAACAGGGGCATCACTGTATCAAGCGTCTTTTATGCAATGAGGAGGAGGAATCTCTTaatcatcttttttttaaaatgccaaTTTGCTCGAGCTGTGTGGTATGGATCAAACCTGAAGATAAGAACTTCTGATTCCTTCAATCTGTCAATCAATCAATGGGTGAAGTTTTGTGTTAGGCAGAATGATCCTAGAGAATCTACTAGATTGGGAATTTTGCAATCCTTCTTCACAACTCTATGGTCTATATGGAACCATAGGAATCAGGTTCTTCATCAAGGGAAGGATCCTAATCCAATGGAAGTTCTTCTAACATCCCAATCTCTCTTGTGCAGGTATCAGGAAGTTTTTAACAACAGCCAAAGTCAGAGGTCCAGTTGTAGACAACAAACTCAGCAGCAATTCACAAACCAAGATTGGCGGCTTGTCATAAAGGTAGCAGCTTCTATCAATAGGAAAACCAAAAGGAGTGCCTATGCTTTTGAGGCAACAACAGTGGATGGAAGAAGATTGTTCACAGGTGGTGCTAGTTGTGGCAGGAAGACCTATTGTCTTGCAATACAGGATGCTATTGGAGAATCAATGATTGAGGCCCTGGAGCTGGGATATAACAGAATGCTTGTGTTGAATTGTTGTAAGGACCTCACACAGGTCTGCAAGCAGTACAGAGAGCCAAGTTGGCATCAGAAGACTTTGATTGCAGATATAACCCATCTTCGGAATCAAGGAATACACATAGACTTCCATTTTGTTCCTACCTATGTAGTTAGCCATGTAACAGATTTAGCTTATATCACCACTTGTTTCCCTGCACATAGGTGCAGGCTAAATCCTAATGCCTGA